In Aspergillus oryzae RIB40 DNA, chromosome 6, one genomic interval encodes:
- a CDS encoding ATP synthase complex assembly protein ATP12 (predicted protein) gives MTSAQQALKNHMIPLTSLAARAADIVREDANGETTTRDQIVKTAMRYLETDTLLCWVPEKNDYSVEEVDEHGRRPESLREAQMRVAKNVISFLSTMVWPGIEIRPILDSESILPVSQTQATNDIIKQWIFGLQAHDLAALERGILASKSLLVAVRLVSEWSENLRHVQRQNQKKFGIEEAAEASSLEVKWQTDMWGEVEDTHDVDKEDLKRQLGSVIVLVSGVTK, from the coding sequence ATGACCTCGGCCCAGCAAGCTTTGAAAAATCATATGATCCCACTAACTTCTCTCGCTGCGCGAGCCGCGGACATTGTCCGAGAGGACGCGAACGGCGAGACGACCACAAGAGACCAAATTGTGAAGACTGCAATGCGCTATCTAGAGACAGATACATTACTTTGTTGGGTGCCAGAGAAGAATGACTACAGCGTTGAGGAAGTTGACGAGCATGGTCGGAGACCAGAGAGCCTTCGAGAGGCCCAGATGAGAGTCGCGAAAAATGTAATCTCATTTTTAAGCACCATGGTGTGGCCTGGTATTGAAATTAGACCTATCTTGGATTCTGAGAGCATCCTGCCGGTGTCGCAAACTCAAGCTACGAACGATATTATTAAACAATGGATTTTCGGCCTACAAGCGCACGATTTGGCTGCTCTTGAAAGAGGTATTCTCGCTTCAAAGAGTTTACTGGTGGCTGTGAGGCTGGTCTCGGAGTGGAGTGAAAACTTGCGCCACGTACAACGACAGAATCAGAAGAAATTCGGCATCGAAGAAGCAGCCGAAGCGTCCAGTCTGGAGGTAAAGTGGCAAACAGATATGTGGGGTGAGGTTGAGGATACACATGATGTTGATAAGGAGGATTTGAAGCGACAACTTGGCagtgtcattgtcttggtGAGCGGAGTGACAAAGTGA
- a CDS encoding OSBP family protein (oxysterol-binding protein): protein MTEKGEGHKRSRSALALAILHRDKSKDDHEGWSGRDSDSPESVASALVNNTPHFSALAAAQSSTHQSTRQKVKTPLMSDENSLEQVRSNQSGDHTEKLPALTTADSISMSMSLDQSVRTFRLFEILRGGDTTAISRAIKETQDPQGANSLSGTTMLHLAIQCAEPQVVEYILSSGYELDINARDRDGNTPLHLAAQLGRGSLVRELLNSPSLNDSVVNYRGQTALDVARTPEIFQQLQLARSLFIDSKSQEIQSLISQGDYAQLEKVLEEPRVEGILDINSLDLVTDTATAQSGGTLLHEGARRKDTKLIQLLLMHGADPFRRDKKGKLPQDVTKDDRTRAIVKKSPAAVIAQRGIQEKAILGTNSGQSVSGRASVGEAPFAGKDSREMRGYLKKWTNYTSGYKLRWFVLEDGVLSYYKHQDDAGSACRGAINMKIAKLNMDSQDKTRFEIHGKSSVKYHLKANHVVEAKRWFWTLNNAIQWAKDEAKEEERRQSRHAEVLRQAKMEQIEGRTADSSSDSPCLAATKSSGKGHTTPSLGVPGSSVTRLSAHASRTTLESIPAEEEGSFQGSYDQGALQNEVNRVASHVTTAPEGEGDDDDYGDYGSSREVPMADKDALNITAQSANLQLDILASVASSLQTEKSRNPGLSLADSAVDEALAAYEAAVSSLQGLVQNLLKISRDRDAYWQYRLNREAHLRKMWEESMARVAQEHEELQSKMGESEEKRRRTKRALKEALEISSATTSCAVSKVPSRMVSTGEEGDGADERMGAHALGAENLSQADEQEAGRPLRRKKSTLSQISDLCDSASDGEDEFFDAIDSGEIEVENLAHTEASTEKEELMGERTELRAIKRLEIAPSFKGYEEPIRTKLKMDYDNRPKISLWGILKSMIGKDMTKMTLPVSFNEPTSLLQRVAEDLEYADLLDVAADRSDSMERMVYVAAYAASEYASTIGRVAKPFNPLLGETFEYVRPDKGYRFFVEQVSHHPPIGAAWAESPKWDYYGESALKSKFYGKSFDINLLGTWFLKLRPASGGEELYTWKKVTSSVIGIITGNPTVDNYGLMEIKNWTTGEACYLDFKPRGWKASSAYQVAGRIVDKGGSPKWSIGGRWNDKIFARHTPGYEVDVSSQDPESSKTFLVWQCHSRPSGIPFNLTPFVITLNALPEDLKQYLPPTDTRLRPDQRAMEEGEYEIAADEKHRVEEKQRAKRRERETKGEEYQPKFFTRKKCPITGEEYWAHNGKYWAAREARDWSICEDIF from the exons ATGACGGAGAAGGGTGAAGG GCACAAACGCTCCAGAAGTGCCTTGGCGCTTGCGATTCTGCACCGTGATAAATCAAAAGACGATCACGAGGGGTGGTCTGGCCGCGATAGTGATTCGCCCGAATCCGTTGCATCCGCTCTGGTAAACAATACGCCACATTTCTCTGCTCTAGCCGCTGCTCAAAGCTCAACCCACCAAAGTACCCGTCAAAAAGTGAAAACCCCCCTCATGTCGGACGAGAACTCCCTGGAGCAGGTACGCTCCAACCAAAGCGGCGATCATACCGAGAAGCTTCCCGCATTGACAACTGCGGACAGCATTAGCATGAGCATGTCATTAGACCAGTCTGTAAGGACGTTCAGACTTTTTGAGATCCTGCGGGGTGGGGATACAACCGCGATATCAAGAGCTATCAAAGAGACTCAAGATCCTCAGGGAGCAAACAGTCTGTCCGGAACGACTATGCTCCATTTAGCGATCCAATGCGCCGAACCGCAAGTTGTCGAATATATCCTTTCCAGCGGCTATGAACTCGATATCAACGCGCGCGATAGAGATGGCAATACACCACTCCACCTCGCCGCGCAGCTCGGAAGAGGATCACTAGTTCGTGAGCTGCTAAATAGTCCTTCTCTCAATGATTCAGTTGTCAACTACCGTGGCCAGACAGCTCTAGATGTTGCCCGCACCCCGGAGATCTTTCAACAACTTCAGCTTGCACGGTCCCTTTTTATTGACAGCAAGTCACAAGAAATCCAGTCACTCATCTCCCAGGGTGACTATGCACAGCTAGAGAAGGTACTCGAAGAGCCACGGGTTGAGGGCATATTGGATATCAATAGTTTGGACCTGGTCACCGATACTGCTACTGCTCAGTCTGGAGGCACTCTGCTGCATGAGGGTGCCAGGAGGAAAGACACAAAACTCATTCAGTTATTACTGATGCATGGGGCAGATCCCTTTCGCCGCGACAAAAAGGGTAAATTGCCACAGGATGTCACAAAGGACGACAGGACACGCGCAATAGTCAAAAAATCTCCCGCTGCTGTCATTGCTCAGCGCGGCATACAAGAGAAGGCCATTCTTGGGACCAATTCGGGCCAAAGCGTTTCGGGCCGAGCCAGTGTAGGGGAGGCACCTTTTGCGGGAAAAGATTCTCGCGAAATGAGGGGCTACTTAAAGAAATGGACAAACTACACTAGTGGTTATAAACTGCGGTGGTTTGTACTGGAAGACGGCGTTCTTAGCTATTATAAGCATCAAG ATGACGCCGGGTCTGCATGTCGTGGTGCAATTAATATGAAAATCGCTAAACTCAACATGGATTCGCAAGACAAGACTCGGTTTGAGATTCATGGCAAATCATCCGTCAAATACCATCTCAAAGCTAATCATGTTGTCGAGGCAAAGCGTTGGTTCTGGACTCTCAATAATGCTATACAGTGGGCAAAAGATgaggcaaaggaagaagagagacgcCAATCTCGACATGCCGAGGTGCTTCGTCAAGCCAAGATGGAACAAATTGAGGGACGAACAGCTGATAGCTCATCCGATTCACCCTGCCTCGCTGCTACCAAGTCCAGCGGGAAGGGCCATACTACCCCATCTCTGGGTGTTCCAGGTAGCAGTGTTACAAGACTAAGTGCACATGCGTCTCGCACAACGCTGGAGAGCATACCcgcagaagaggaaggctCTTTCCAAGGATCATACGACCAGGGTGCTCTGCAAAATGAGGTAAATCGGGTGGCCAGCCATGTAACCACTGCGCCTGAAGgtgagggtgatgatgatgattatggTGACTATGGATCCAGCCGGGAGGTGCCAATGGCTGATAAAGACGCTCTGAACATCACTGCGCAGTCTGCAAATCTTcaacttgatatcctcgcGAGTGTAGCGTCCTCACTACAAACTGAGAAGTCGAGGAACCCAGGCTTGTCGCTTGCGGACTCGGCAGTTGATGAAGCACTGGCTGCTTATGAAGCAGCCGTGAGTAGTCTCCAGGGGCTAGTGCAAAATCTCCTCAAGATATCTCGGGATCGCGATGCCTACTGGCAATATCGATTAAATAGGGAAGCACATCTCCGTAAGATGTGGGAAGAAAGTATGGCACGAGTTGCACAGGAACATGAAGAGTTACAGTCAAAAATGGGAGAATCTGAGGAGAAGCGCCGACGTACGAAGCGTGCACTCAAGGAAGCCCTAGAGATCTCGTCAGCAACTACTAGTTGTGCTGTCAGTAAAGTACCATCTCGTATGGTATCTacaggtgaagaaggtgatgggGCTGACGAGCGGATGGGGGCACATGCTCTAGGAGCTGAGAATCTATCTCAGGCTGACGAGCAAGAAGCCGGGCGACCCCTTCGGCGTAAGAAGTCAACTCTTTCTCAGATCAGCGACCTGTGTGATTCGGCATCGGATGGCGAGGACGAATTCTTCGATGCGATTGACTCCGGGGAGATTGAAGTGGAGAACTTAGCACATACAGAAGCAAGcactgagaaggaagaattgATGGGAGAACGGACTGAGTTGAGGGCCATAAAACGCCTGGAAATAGCACCATCGTTCAAAGGATATGAGGAGCCCATCCGAACGAAACTGAAGATGGATTATGATAATCGACCAAAGATATCCTTGTGG GGTATTCTGAAATCGATGATTGGAAAAGACATGACCAAGATGACTTTGCCGGTTTCCTTCAACGAACCCACGTCTTTACTACAACGTGTGGCCGAAGATTTGGAGTATGCGGATCTTCTTGACGTGGCCGCTGATCGATCTGATTCAATGGAACGCATGGTGTATGTCGCTGCCTATGCGGCGAGCGAGTACGCTTCGACAATTGGTCGTGTTGCCAAACCGTTCAACCCTCTTCTTGGGGAGACATTTGAGTATGTCAGGCCCGATAAAGGCTACCGGTTCTTCGTTGAGCAAGTCAGCCACCACCCGCCGATTGGTGCTGCATGGGCGGAATCGCCAAAGTGGGATTATTAT GGTGAATCAGCCCTCAAGTCCAAGTTCTACGGTAAATCCTTCGATATCAACCTTCTTGGAACCTGGTTCCTAAAGTTACGCCCTGCTTCGGGAGGCGAAGAACTCTACACGTGGAAAAAAGTCACCTCGTCTGTCATTGGCATTATTACAGGTAACCCGACAGTTGACAACTATGGGTTAATGGAGATCAAGAATTGGACGACCGGTGAGGCCTGCTACCTTGATTTCAAGCCAAGAGGCTGGAAGGCCTCGTCTGCCTATCAGGTAGCCGGTAGGATTGTGGACAAGGGCGGATCTCCGAAATGGAGCATTGGTGGCCGTTGGAACGACAAGATTTTTGCTCGCCATACTCCTGGATATGAGGTGGACGTATCCAGTCAAGATCCGGAGTCGTCCAAGACGTTTTTGGTATGGCAATGCCACTCCCGCCCAAGCGGTATCCCGTTCAATTTAACGCCTTTCGTTATCACATTGAATGCCCTTCCAGAAGATCTAAAACAGTATCTCCCCCCAACTGACACCCGACTTCGGCCCGATCAACGTGCaatggaggagggagaaTATGAAATTGCCGCTGACGAAAAGCATCGCgtcgaagaaaa